A region from the Sulfuricurvum sp. genome encodes:
- a CDS encoding 23S rRNA (pseudouridine(1915)-N(3))-methyltransferase RlmH — MNISIITIAKKERSLYDPLYHEQMKMISRFAKVDDVELFPKEVVKAHTISSEASQAAYSKLLSPMLGKNYSIALHPDGKKMDSFAFSKLISDKISLQFFIGGAYGFEKSFVDQCDTAISLSEMTMSHKIAKAVLLEQIYRAYSLLANHPYHK, encoded by the coding sequence ATGAACATCTCTATTATCACGATTGCAAAAAAAGAGCGTTCCCTCTACGATCCTTTGTATCATGAACAGATGAAAATGATCTCTCGTTTTGCGAAGGTGGATGACGTTGAATTGTTCCCAAAAGAGGTAGTAAAAGCGCACACTATCAGTTCTGAAGCTTCACAAGCGGCGTATTCGAAACTCTTATCACCGATGTTGGGTAAAAATTACTCGATTGCGTTGCATCCGGATGGGAAAAAAATGGATAGTTTTGCATTTAGTAAGCTTATAAGTGATAAAATTTCGTTGCAATTTTTTATAGGTGGTGCATACGGCTTTGAAAAGAGCTTTGTAGACCAATGTGATACGGCAATCAGTCTGTCAGAGATGACAATGAGCCATAAAATCGCAAAAGCGGTGCTTCTAGAGCAAATATACCGCGCCTATTCACTGTTAGCAAACCATCCGTACCACAAATGA